The Arachis hypogaea cultivar Tifrunner chromosome 14, arahy.Tifrunner.gnm2.J5K5, whole genome shotgun sequence DNA window cttctatttatactaatctaataattagaaattacaaaaatgagaTAAACTAGACTAAAGGTGTGAAAATCCAttttttgggcccacttggtgagtatttgggctgagcttggcgtccaacttgagtgaatgggcgttaaatgctcaCTAGGGGGTGCTTTGGTGCGTCCTTGCTCcctctagggcgttgaacgccagaaagggggtaagctgggcgttcaacgcccattttgggCAATCATTTCTATAAAAACGTATAAAcgattatatattactggaaagccctgaaagttagcttttcaacgccattaaaagcgcgtcaattggacctctgtagctcaggatatgctcgttggaatgcacggaggtcaggatttgacaacatctgcagtcctttctttgcctctgaatcagactttgccaaaacttgccaaattcacccaaagatcacctgaaatcataagaaaaacacaaaagctcaaagtagcatccaaaaagtgatttttgcactaaaacctactaaaacttgataaaatagactaaaaaatgctaagaaaacaataccaaaaagggtataaaatatccacttcagaacaccaaacttaaattattgcttgtcctcaagcaaccaaaaacaaagtaggacttaaaaaaagagaaagatataaTAAGTcttagagttttcaatgaagctcagttccaaatattgaatggggctattagctctttacttctgaatagttttggcatctcactttcctttgaaacTCAGAAATATTGACATCCCTTAGAACTAGAATCCAGATGATGTATTGATTCTCTTCCTTtagcttttcttgattcttgaacacagcttctttttgtgctttgcaccttggagcctagccgtgactctaagcgttttgttttcccgtattaccaccggatacataaacgctacaggcacttaactgggggaacccttGGGATTCGagtttagctttgcttaaattcccagacagtggtgcccagagttcttaagcgtactctttagctttggatcacgactttaactgcttagtctcaagctttttacttgacaccttcacaccacaagcatttagttagggatagcaactcatttgagttttttaggccaattttgaccctcctaaccattgatgctcaatgccttggatctttttctcttgattttttttcatttttcatttttttatttttctttttcttattgctgctttttcttgcttcaagaatcaatatttttatttttcagagaaccaataatacttctctaaattcattGTTCTTTAAGAGCCAATATactcaacttcaatatcaaatatgcacagttaattcatgcattcagaagATAATTGTAaggtcaccacatcaaaataattggaaTAACTCATGATAACTTGAAACTTATGCATCTcactatttctttttcaaataaatttttcttttaagcttgGTGAGGGATACACAGGATATCTTATAACCATGAAAGTTTTGAagataaactactaaagcgaaaTCCAAAGAGTGATCATGCAAAAGCTagaatagaagatagaaaacagaGTAGAatactaaaaaatagaaaaaaaagaggaatgaaactcaaccacctcagtgctGATGGTTGCTCAGGCTGTGCTCTTTTGTGAAAATGGttcacctccctttggtgccattgatgatactATACACCTAAAGCTCGCTctgcaacaccaaatttaaaaactttgcttgtccccaagcaaagaaaataTGGGAGGGAAGAGTGGGTGGGAAAAGggttgaatttgaagtgggtgggatTTTGGGTGGTACCCACTAGCTGAGAGGCTTTGAAACTCAAAGTTCCCTTCCCctggctgggcattaaatgccaggcAGGGACCTGGCTGCTCCTGCTTGGGCGTTGGGCGCCCAGCTCTTCCctgttctggtgttcaacgccagttatgTACCCTTAATGGGCGTTGAGCGCCCAGCTTCCTCcttgtctggcattcaacgccagcaagggacTCTCCCCAGGGTGATCTATTTTCCATCTCAAGCGTCTCTGTCTCTGTTCTAAGtgctacacatgatcacaaacgttaAAAAGCAAGGGAAAAACTATGGAAATCAACTTAAAATGAAATCAAATAGAAAtaaacaaaggaaagaaaaacaataatactctactcatggttgggttgcctcccaataagcgcttctttaccgtcattagcttgacatcacTGTTGTCATGTTAGCAGCAGTGTGGAGCCCTCTTGCTCAATCTCATCATCCCCAAGGTAGTGTTTCACTCTTTGGCCATTGACTATGAATCTTTCATCAGAATGTTTGCTTTGAAATTCTATACGACCATAAGGTGACACATCAGTAACCACAAAAGGTCCCGTCCATCTCGACTTGAGCTTCCCAGGAAAGAGCTTGAGTTTGGAATTGAAGAGCAAGACCTTCTGGCCAGGCTCGAAGACTCTAGAAGATATCTTCCTATCGTGCCATTTCTTGGCcctctccttgtaaattttagcattctcaaatgtagcatgtcagaactcatccaactcattcaactggagcaacCTCTTTTTTTCTGCTACCTTGGCATCTATGTTGAGGAGTCTGGTCGCCCAGTAGGCCCTGTGTTCCAGTTCTACTGGTAAATTGCATGCCTTGCCATAGACCAGTTGGTAAGGGGACATCCCAATAGGGGTCTTGAAAGCTGTTCTATACGCCCAGAGGACATCATCAAACTTCCTTGCCCAATCTTTTCTAGAGGTGCTCATTGTTctctccaagattctcttaagttccctgttggagacttcagcttgtccatttgtctgtgaaTGGTAGGGAGTCGCCACCCTGTGGTGAACGCCATAACGGTGCAGAATGGAGTCaagctgtctgttgcagaagtgactgcctccatcactgatcagtgtccttgggacaccgaatctgctgaaaatgatttttggaggaacttcatcactactcaggtatcattagtgggtgatgCGATTGCTTCCACCTATTTagacacatagtctactgccacaaggatgtaaGTGTTCGAGTATGAGGGTGGAAAAGGGCCCATGAAGtctatgccccatacatcaaacagctcagTTTCTAAGATCCCTTATTGTGGTATCTCGTGATTATGAGGGAGATTTCCAGCACGTTGATAACTGTCACAGTTGCGGACAAACTCCTGGAGTCCTTGAAGAGCGTTGGCCAGTAGAAGCCGCTCTgaagaaccttggtggctgttcgctcacctccaaaatgaccTCCATACTCTGATCCATGATAGTACTAGAGAATTTACTGCATTTCTTCCTCTGACACACAATGGCGGATGATACCATCTGAGCATCTTTTGAAAAGATATAGTTCGTCCCACAAGTAGTGCTTAGCATCATGTATGAGTTTTCGAACTTGCTGTTTACTATATTCCTTGAAGATGAACCTTAtagctttgtaatttgcaatatcagcaaaccaaggtgctttgtGTAttgcaaaaagttgctcatcagGGAAGGTCTTGGATACCTCAGTAGTGGGAGGGGGCATCCCTGCTGCAGGTTCAATCCAGGATaaatggtcagctacttgattttctgatccttttctgtctctaatcTCTATGTCAAATTCTTGCAGGAGAAATACCCACTTTATCAATCTTGGTTTAAAATCCTGCTTAGATAGAAGGTACTTGAGAGTAGCATGATCAGTGTAGATAATGACTTTAGAGCCtattaaataggatctgaacttgtcaatggcatagaccactgcaagtaattccttctctgtggtggtgtagttcctttgtacgtcatttaaaacatgactggcataataaatgacgtgcaagaGCTATCATGTCTCTGTCCCAGAACTCCACCAAtgacatggtcactggcatcgcacattagttcgaatggcaagtCCTAGTTGggtgcagaaatgacaggtgTAGAGATAAGCTTtgccttcagagtttcaaaagcaagCAGGCAATCCTTGTCaaaaacaaacggagtgtctgtGGCTAAGAGATTGTACAGGGACTTTGCAATTTTGGAGAAATATtttataaatctcctgtagaatcctgcatgtcccaagaaacttctgattgccttaacattagtaggtggtggtaatcGTTCAATTAATTCAACCTTAGCTTGAtcaacctctattcccttgtttgaaatccaatgtccaagaacaattccttcagtaaccatgaaatgacatttttcccagtttaaaaccaggtttgtGTCTTGGCATCGTTTCAAGACTAAGGCGAGAAGGTTAAAGCAGGATTCAAATGAATCACCAAagatagagaaatcatccatgaataTTTCAAGGAATTTCTCAACCATGtatgagaaaatggagagcatacacctttgaaaggttgtaggtgcattacagaggccgaatggcattcttctgtaagcaaacacttcgtatgggcatgtgaatgctatcTTCTcctgatcctgaggatctactacaatctgattgtagcctaaatagccatccagaaagcaatagAATGCGTGTTtagctagtctctctagcatctggtctatgaatggtaagggaaaatgatcctttctggtggcgttGTTGAGGctcctataatcaatacacatacaccatCCTGTAACCAGGGGCGCAGGTAGGTATAAACAAAGGGGGGCAATGGCCCCCCGCAAAATTTTagcttttattcaaaaaaaaaagtctgatccccctttttttatttctcagcCCCCCTCTCTTTTTGTTCTATCTTTTCTAACCCCCCTCCCCCTCTCACTTTTAATTTCTACAAAACCCAGCCCAATAGCCCATTCCCTATCCCTTTTTCTATTTCCCAATCCTTATCTCTTTTTTATTTCCCAACGTATAATCACTAATCAGTTCCCCaatcccctttttttatttttcaacataCAATCGgtctcttcctctccctctcttcccaCCTTGGCTTTCAAAAAATTTAGGTAACAACTTttcctattcttctttttcttctttatctctttaatcttcttatcttttacaattttacctttttaactcttatttttttttgttttttgcagattaaaaaaaagagagtagtTTAACAAGTGATTTTTCACTCCTCTTTCTCAAAAAaggttctatttttattcttttttatatatttagttatttacttaattagttaatttattattatttgttaattaagtttatgttattatatgttagtttgtatatttagttttttttattagttaactatttaattacaattttatattatttatactaggatgttagtattattgttctgaattttaatattttattttaaattgaaatataatttttatattttataaagatttagacTGTAATTTATACTTTttgctaaatatattttaaattataggaACTTATTTGGCCATTTGAATTATGAGTAAGTTCAAAaccattgatacattttttaaaagaaaagatcaagagaatgaagatgcttCTACTATTACTACTCCAATACTTGAGGGGTCATCAAATTTCATTACTTCAAGTTCTTCATTGAATAGCTCAAAGCGTCCACGACTTCTTCCAAATCAACTAGATGTTTTTCGTTTGGAAAGAGATCCTGGAATGCGACCAATGATTTGGAAGTTTCCTCCAAATAAAAGAGATGAAATCCGTCGGGCTTATATTAAAGTTGGGCCAAATCAGCCAATTCTTGATAATTATCCATTTTCTGGTGATAAAAGTCATCGTCGCTTTCAAGCTTCATGGTTTAAATTGTTCCCATCTTGGTTAGAATATTCTATAGAAGATGATGCTATATATTGTTTTccgtgctttctttttgctaaggaaCCTTCAATCAATACGGGTTCAAATGCTTTTATTGAGAATGGTTtcaggaattggaagaaagtaaataGTGGAAAAGAATGTGCTCTTTTGAATCACATTGGCAAAGGTCCTAACTCATTCCATCATAAGGCGCTGAAATCATGTGATGATTTGATGAAACAATCACAACATATTGACAGACTTCTTCATAAGCAAACATCAGAAGAGATTGAAAAGAATCGAATTCGACTAGGAGCATCTATAGATTGCATTAGATGGTTGACATTTCAAGGTTGTGCATACAGAGGACATGATGAAAGCCAAAGTTCAAGCAACAGAGGTAACTTTTTggaaatgttaaaatttttgggatCTTACAATGAAAGAGTGAAACAGAATGTTTTGGAAAATGCTCCAAAAAATGCTAAGTATACTTCAAATGATGTCCAAAAAGAAATTCTACATATTCTTGCTACTAAGGTGAGAAATTCAATTAGAGAAGAGATTGGAGATGCcaaattttgtattattgttgATGAAGCTAGAGATGAATCTAAAAAGGAGCAAATGGCCATTGTTTTGAGATTTGTTACTCTAGATGGTTTTGTTAAAGAGAGATTTTTTGATCTTGTGCATGTCACTGATACTTGTGCAACAACTTTAAAGAAAGAATTGATTTCTGTCCTTTCTCATTATAATCTCCAAGTTGAAAATATTAGGGGTCAAGGGTATGATGGTGCTAGCAACATGCGGGGTGAGTGGAATGGTTTGCAAGCTTTGTTTCTTAAAGATTCTCCACAAGCATACTATGTGCATTGTTTTGCTCATAGGTTACAATTAGCATTGGTGGCAGCTTCAAGAGAGGtacttcaaattcatgaattttttactCAATTAAACTCTATTGTCACTATTGTTAGTGCTTCTTCAAAAAGACATGATCAATTACAAGAAgctcaagcaattgaaaatgcAAACTTGGTTGCTCAAAATGAATTAGAAACAGGCAAAGGTGTGAATCAAATAAGCACTTTACAAAGAGTTGTGGATACTCGATGGAGctctcactttaattctatttgcagTTTGGTAAAAATGTTTACTGCTACCAATATTGTTCTCAATAATATCATTGAAGACAGGACAACTTATGCACAAAGAGGTGAGGCTTATggtgttagtaaaatattattgtcatttgaatttgttttcacTTTGCACTTGATGAAAGAGATTATGGGAATCACTAATGTTCTTTGCCAAGCACTGCAACAACAATCTCAAGATATTCTTAATGCAATGCATATTGTTTCTACATCAAAGTTACttcttcaaaaattaagagatggTGGATGGTGCAATTTTCTTGCAAATGTTAAAGATTTTTgtgaaaaacatgaaattgaagTCCCTAATATGAGTGCACAATATGtttttggaagaggtcgatctcgTCAACCAAGTGTGACAGTTGAGCATCATTATCGAATAGATGTATTCTTGGCAACAATTGACTCTCAAATACAAGAGTTGAATAGTAGATTTAATGAGCAAACAATAGAGCTTTTGACTTTGAGTTGTGCTTTGGATCCTAAGGACAATTTCAAATCATTCAATATTGAAGAAATCAGCAAGTTAGCAGAGAAGTTTTATCCCCTTGACTTTCCTTCTAATGagctaaatattttgaaatctcaGTTGCAACATTATCAGCATGATATACCAAATCATTTGAAAGGCATTGGTACACTTTCTGAATTGTGCAACAAGTTGCAAGAAAcgggaaaatcaagaacttatcaCATAGTTGATAGATTAATACGTCTTGTTTTGACTCTACCAGTGTCTACAGCAACAACAGAAAGAGCTTTTTCAGCAATGAAAATTGTTAAGACAAGACTCCGAAGTAAGATGGCTGATGAATTTCTTGCAGATAATTTGGTTatctatatagaaaaagaattagcagctatttttgacacaaattcaattatagatgattttgaaaatagaaaaaaacgtcGAATAGCCTTTTCATGATACAAAACTGTAAgtag harbors:
- the LOC112742824 gene encoding uncharacterized protein; translation: MSKFKTIDTFFKRKDQENEDASTITTPILEGSSNFITSSSSLNSSKRPRLLPNQLDVFRLERDPGMRPMIWKFPPNKRDEIRRAYIKVGPNQPILDNYPFSGDKSHRRFQASWFKLFPSWLEYSIEDDAIYCFPCFLFAKEPSINTGSNAFIENGFRNWKKVNSGKECALLNHIGKGPNSFHHKALKSCDDLMKQSQHIDRLLHKQTSEEIEKNRIRLGASIDCIRWLTFQGCAYRGHDESQSSSNRGNFLEMLKFLGSYNERVKQNVLENAPKNAKYTSNDVQKEILHILATKVRNSIREEIGDAKFCIIVDEARDESKKEQMAIVLRFVTLDGFVKERFFDLVHVTDTCATTLKKELISVLSHYNLQVENIRGQGYDGASNMRGEWNGLQALFLKDSPQAYYVHCFAHRLQLALVAASREVLQIHEFFTQLNSIVTIVSASSKRHDQLQEAQAIENANLVAQNELETGKGVNQISTLQRVVDTRWSSHFNSICSLVKMFTATNIVLNNIIEDRTTYAQRGEAYGVSKILLSFEFVFTLHLMKEIMGITNVLCQALQQQSQDILNAMHIVSTSKLLLQKLRDGGWCNFLANVKDFCEKHEIEVPNMSAQYVFGRGRSRQPSVTVEHHYRIDVFLATIDSQIQELNSRFNEQTIELLTLSCALDPKDNFKSFNIEEISKLAEKFYPLDFPSNELNILKSQLQHYQHDIPNHLKGIGTLSELCNKLQETGKSRTYHIVDRLIRLVLTLPVSTATTERAFSAMKIVKTRLRKKNVE